One region of Bacillus zhangzhouensis genomic DNA includes:
- a CDS encoding chemotaxis protein yields the protein MALNKQEILLDSGTNELEIVKFEIGANQFGINVMKVREIIQPVEVTVVPHSHQDVEGMISLRGEILPVINLFSFFHVESDQSEQEKYIVTEFNQRKFVFHTGTVSQIHRVSWEEIEKPTALNQGMDRHLTGIIKLDEKMIFLPDYEKIIYDIESASGVDTYHMFNGEKDERRTGKKLYVVEDSPLLMRLLTNELTEAGYHNIVTFEDGKQAYDHVMDLVSKGISVTEEIDMIITDIEMPKMDGHRLTKLLKDNPLTNSIPILIFSSLITEDLRHKGETIGADDQISKPEIHQLIEKVDHFMI from the coding sequence GTGGCTTTAAACAAACAAGAAATTTTACTTGATTCTGGTACCAATGAATTGGAAATTGTGAAGTTTGAAATTGGTGCAAATCAATTCGGCATTAACGTCATGAAAGTAAGAGAAATCATTCAGCCGGTTGAGGTGACGGTTGTACCGCATTCTCATCAAGATGTAGAAGGGATGATTAGTTTACGAGGCGAGATTTTACCAGTCATCAATCTATTTTCCTTTTTTCATGTCGAGTCAGATCAGTCAGAACAAGAGAAATATATTGTGACTGAATTCAACCAACGGAAATTTGTGTTCCATACAGGAACGGTATCACAAATTCACCGTGTCAGCTGGGAAGAGATTGAGAAGCCGACTGCACTCAATCAAGGGATGGACCGTCATTTAACGGGCATCATTAAGCTTGATGAAAAAATGATTTTCCTTCCAGATTACGAAAAAATCATTTATGATATTGAATCCGCTTCTGGTGTTGATACGTATCATATGTTTAACGGTGAGAAAGACGAGAGAAGAACAGGGAAGAAGCTGTATGTCGTTGAAGATTCTCCGCTTCTCATGCGTTTATTAACAAATGAATTAACCGAAGCAGGCTATCACAACATTGTGACCTTTGAAGATGGCAAACAGGCATATGATCATGTCATGGACCTTGTCAGCAAAGGAATCAGTGTCACAGAAGAAATTGATATGATTATTACGGATATTGAAATGCCTAAAATGGATGGCCACCGGCTAACAAAACTGCTGAAGGACAATCCATTAACAAATTCCATTCCGATTCTTATTTTCTCTTCTTTAATCACTGAAGATTTGCGTCATAAAGGGGAAACGATCGGTGCAGATGATCAAATCAGTAAACCAGAAATTCATCAGCTGATTGAAAAGGTCGATCATTTTATGATCTAA
- a CDS encoding YkyB family protein has translation MDDYAHTKDIEPTAENIAKAIYTVNRHAKTAPNPKFLYLLKKRALQKLLQEGKGRKVGLHFSNNPKYSQQQSDVLIEIGDYYFHLPPTKEDFEFLPHLGNLNQSYRNPKANMSLSRAKQILQTYVGLKEKTAAAKQKSHYTKPVFKRLGESYF, from the coding sequence ATGGACGATTATGCTCATACTAAAGACATAGAACCTACAGCAGAAAACATCGCAAAAGCCATTTATACTGTTAACCGCCATGCTAAAACCGCACCAAACCCCAAGTTTCTTTATCTTTTGAAAAAACGTGCGCTGCAAAAACTATTACAAGAAGGTAAAGGAAGAAAAGTGGGCCTACATTTCTCTAACAATCCCAAGTATAGTCAACAACAGTCCGACGTGCTGATTGAAATTGGAGATTATTATTTTCACCTGCCACCAACGAAAGAAGACTTCGAATTTTTACCACACTTAGGAAATTTAAATCAATCATATCGCAATCCGAAAGCGAATATGTCATTAAGCCGAGCAAAGCAAATACTTCAAACGTATGTCGGTTTAAAAGAAAAAACTGCCGCCGCAAAACAAAAATCACATTACACAAAACCTGTCTTCAAACGACTCGGGGAAAGCTATTTTTAA
- a CDS encoding MFS transporter: MDIFKNRNFVRLFFAALASQMGTTVGNMAFAFYLLDHFSHQPAYATLAELMYSLPTVFVFFMVGVVADRFDRKKVAENCDWIRAGLTIVLFIVIYFNSLPLIFLILFIRSAITKFFYPAEASLVQAILNKDQYAKAAGLNQMLFSLFMVFGVGLGAIMYKTIGLHGAITIDLVSFIISGILIRSCNIPIEARQPNGQAGWKGMTIKTSLKDFKEGILYILKNKLLASLIFGFFVFGLVNGAFAVLPMFTMKYGLSPDHFELHTSFFTIAIGAGLLVGSLIGSVLAKKVKMHYLMSIPILVAGILIIVLGSTHTLWLFYITSFVIGTCIGPVNIVIGGWLPKIVHPRLMGRVSGWVDPLTMFAQSMTLGFIAVLFPKFITNVSYIYYGMGIIILLVFLFYFITLPKFSREATDLDVQRELKGQGVQ; this comes from the coding sequence ATGGATATTTTTAAAAACAGAAATTTTGTTCGTCTCTTTTTTGCGGCACTTGCTTCGCAAATGGGGACAACAGTAGGCAATATGGCGTTTGCCTTTTATTTGCTCGACCATTTTAGTCATCAGCCCGCATACGCCACATTGGCTGAGCTTATGTATTCTCTTCCTACCGTCTTTGTCTTTTTTATGGTCGGTGTGGTCGCAGACCGTTTTGATCGTAAAAAAGTCGCAGAGAATTGTGATTGGATACGAGCTGGACTGACGATTGTATTATTCATCGTTATTTATTTTAATTCACTGCCACTTATTTTCTTGATCTTGTTTATTCGAAGTGCTATTACGAAGTTCTTCTATCCAGCTGAAGCTTCTCTCGTTCAGGCCATTTTAAATAAAGATCAATATGCAAAAGCCGCTGGCTTGAATCAAATGCTGTTTAGTTTATTTATGGTCTTTGGCGTTGGACTCGGTGCGATTATGTATAAAACGATTGGACTTCACGGTGCCATTACCATTGATTTAGTCAGTTTTATTATTTCAGGTATTCTCATTCGATCATGCAACATTCCAATTGAAGCACGTCAGCCAAATGGACAAGCAGGCTGGAAAGGCATGACCATTAAAACGTCTCTGAAAGATTTTAAAGAAGGCATTCTCTATATTTTAAAAAATAAATTATTGGCTTCTTTAATTTTTGGCTTTTTTGTTTTCGGTCTAGTCAATGGCGCATTTGCCGTTCTTCCGATGTTTACAATGAAATACGGTCTTTCACCGGACCATTTTGAACTGCATACATCTTTCTTTACAATTGCGATCGGTGCAGGCTTGCTCGTTGGAAGCTTAATAGGCTCTGTTCTTGCGAAAAAGGTAAAGATGCACTATCTCATGTCGATTCCAATTCTAGTCGCAGGTATTTTAATTATTGTCCTTGGTTCTACCCATACATTATGGTTGTTTTATATCACATCATTTGTCATTGGTACATGCATTGGCCCAGTCAACATTGTCATTGGCGGCTGGCTCCCGAAAATTGTTCACCCTCGTCTGATGGGACGCGTATCAGGGTGGGTTGATCCGCTCACCATGTTTGCACAATCAATGACGCTAGGTTTCATTGCCGTGTTATTTCCAAAGTTCATCACAAATGTTTCTTATATTTATTACGGAATGGGTATAATTATTTTACTCGTCTTCCTTTTTTACTTCATTACACTGCCAAAGTTCAGCAGAGAAGCTACCGACTTAGACGTGCAGCGTGAACTAAAGGGTCAGGGAGTGCAATAA
- a CDS encoding L,D-transpeptidase family protein translates to MLRYTVKSGETLASIALDFRTTTDALKASNPSLQTREPEQNEVIIIPGLPDPNTIPYRIFVSLSTKRLVLFSGSQLIRSYPIATGKILNMTPTGSYYIVNRQPNPGGPFGAYWLSLSKIHYGIHGTNNPSSIGKAVSKGCIRMYNQNVIELASLVPNGTPVTIIANR, encoded by the coding sequence GTGCTGCGATACACGGTGAAAAGTGGGGAAACCCTTGCTTCTATAGCACTTGATTTTCGAACAACAACAGATGCCTTAAAGGCTTCAAATCCGTCACTTCAAACTCGCGAGCCCGAACAAAATGAGGTGATAATCATCCCTGGTTTGCCAGATCCTAATACGATCCCTTACCGCATCTTTGTTTCGCTTTCAACGAAACGTCTCGTTTTGTTTTCTGGATCACAGCTTATTCGTTCGTATCCGATTGCAACAGGGAAAATTCTAAATATGACACCGACAGGTTCTTATTATATTGTCAACAGACAGCCAAACCCAGGAGGTCCCTTTGGCGCTTATTGGCTGAGCCTCTCAAAAATTCATTATGGCATTCACGGTACGAATAACCCGTCTTCAATTGGTAAAGCTGTTTCTAAAGGATGCATTCGTATGTATAATCAGAATGTCATCGAACTTGCTTCACTCGTTCCAAACGGAACACCTGTGACCATTATAGCCAATAGATGA
- a CDS encoding metallophosphoesterase, translating into MKHLSRRQFLKGAAGASILGLLTTTSGYSYARYIEPRMIDTVSLTIHDSQLPASFDQFKIAQFSDVHLSNTFPEKNLEAIVKKINAASPDLIVFTGDLVDFQASAEEHEKAKAYLNKLHAPFGKLAIYGNHDYGPFGVELYEKTMDACGFTLCKNDVFLLEKDHAHIQIASLDDLMMSMPDYDLIKREVSSDLFTLLLVHEPDAALELKTTPINLQLSGHTHGGQVQLPFYGPILTAPYGHTYVEGLYGSDQHRIYVNRRLGTTRLPLRFLAKPELTFFTFTSGV; encoded by the coding sequence ATGAAGCATCTTTCCCGCAGGCAGTTTTTAAAAGGAGCAGCTGGCGCGAGTATTCTCGGTCTTTTGACGACCACATCCGGTTATAGCTATGCTAGGTACATTGAGCCACGCATGATCGATACCGTGTCACTCACTATTCATGATAGTCAACTACCAGCTTCGTTTGACCAATTTAAAATTGCTCAATTTAGTGACGTTCATTTGAGTAATACATTTCCTGAGAAGAATTTAGAAGCCATCGTCAAGAAAATCAATGCTGCATCTCCAGATCTCATTGTGTTCACAGGTGACCTCGTTGATTTTCAAGCATCCGCTGAAGAGCATGAAAAAGCGAAGGCTTATTTGAATAAGCTTCATGCTCCGTTCGGTAAGCTCGCCATTTATGGAAATCATGACTACGGACCATTTGGCGTGGAGCTTTATGAGAAAACAATGGATGCTTGTGGATTTACATTATGTAAAAATGATGTGTTTCTATTAGAAAAAGATCATGCGCATATTCAGATTGCTTCACTGGATGATCTCATGATGAGCATGCCTGATTACGATTTGATCAAACGGGAAGTATCATCTGATTTATTTACGTTACTGCTCGTCCATGAGCCTGATGCCGCCTTAGAGCTGAAAACAACACCTATTAACTTGCAGCTTTCCGGGCATACGCATGGCGGTCAAGTACAGCTGCCTTTCTATGGCCCAATTCTCACAGCACCTTACGGCCATACATATGTAGAAGGTTTATACGGCAGCGATCAGCACCGTATCTATGTCAACCGTAGACTTGGGACAACGCGGCTGCCGCTTCGGTTTTTAGCCAAACCCGAGTTAACCTTTTTTACCTTTACATCTGGCGTATAA
- the fadH gene encoding 2,4-dienoyl-CoA reductase, whose translation MTTQTVIVTGGSNGMGKAMATHLALGGWNVVITGRTEETLETTANEIKQQGGSIAYFLMDVRNPEDADQMVKFAVDTFGDVDALINNAAGNFLVPAEKLSPNGWKAVIDIVLNGTFFCSHAVGNYWIRQKKSGRMINMVATYAWGAGVGVAHSAAAKAGVLSLTRTLAVEWGKQYRIRVNAIAPGPIERTGGADKLWESEEAAQRTLDSVPLGRLGTPEEIAELASFLLSEHASYINGDCITMDGGQWLNQSPF comes from the coding sequence ATGACGACACAAACAGTGATTGTCACAGGGGGATCAAACGGAATGGGAAAGGCGATGGCGACTCATTTGGCACTCGGGGGCTGGAATGTGGTGATTACTGGAAGAACAGAAGAGACGCTTGAAACAACTGCAAATGAAATCAAACAGCAAGGTGGTTCGATCGCTTATTTTCTAATGGACGTGCGAAATCCAGAAGATGCTGACCAAATGGTGAAGTTTGCGGTAGATACATTTGGTGATGTGGATGCACTTATAAATAACGCGGCAGGCAACTTTTTGGTTCCAGCAGAAAAATTGTCTCCTAACGGCTGGAAAGCGGTCATTGATATTGTGCTGAATGGTACCTTTTTTTGCAGCCATGCAGTGGGCAATTATTGGATTCGCCAAAAGAAAAGCGGACGTATGATCAACATGGTCGCCACATATGCATGGGGGGCAGGTGTTGGTGTAGCGCATTCAGCAGCCGCAAAAGCAGGCGTACTGTCGCTTACCCGAACGCTTGCAGTGGAATGGGGAAAGCAATATCGCATTCGTGTAAATGCCATTGCGCCGGGGCCAATTGAAAGAACAGGCGGTGCTGATAAACTGTGGGAATCTGAAGAGGCTGCACAGAGAACATTAGATAGTGTTCCGCTCGGTAGACTGGGCACACCAGAAGAAATTGCAGAGCTTGCGAGTTTCTTATTATCTGAGCATGCATCTTATATTAATGGAGATTGTATCACGATGGATGGGGGGCAATGGCTTAACCAATCACCATTTTGA
- a CDS encoding EAL domain-containing protein, giving the protein MVDPLDILTNIEDVFPHYQAIFSAEEQKVIGYEILGRMKLESETVSLGSFFTDSSIPDEYKLEVDHKVLTQALDLFTTADDDLLIFINHDANILMLDHGESFLALLKEYEARGIQLNRFVIEFAEHTFNGDIEQLYHTLTYYRTYGIKIAVSNIGKESSNLDRIALLSPDLLKIDLQALKASAPSPSYEYVLYSISLLARKIGAALIYEDIEANFQLQYAWRNGGRYFQGFYLHEPAGELIDRSHRKDQLREEFQQFIAHEKKKLQAVYEHSESFYKRIHQAVTTLKKSCSTNDELIQKLALELTDCSFRMYMCNEEGYQITGNVFKKEEEWLFQPEYIEKNWSWRPYFLANILQMRITGKGFFSDIYSDLETGERIRTFSYPLEGDMYLFIDLPFAYLYEQDGLI; this is encoded by the coding sequence ATGGTCGATCCATTGGATATTTTAACGAATATTGAAGATGTTTTCCCGCACTATCAAGCAATATTCAGTGCGGAAGAGCAAAAAGTGATAGGCTATGAGATTCTAGGAAGAATGAAGCTTGAATCAGAAACGGTCAGCCTAGGCTCCTTCTTTACGGATTCATCTATTCCTGACGAATATAAATTGGAAGTAGATCACAAAGTATTGACGCAAGCACTTGATCTCTTCACAACAGCAGATGACGATTTGCTCATTTTTATTAATCATGATGCCAATATCCTCATGCTGGATCATGGAGAAAGCTTTTTAGCACTTTTAAAGGAATATGAAGCAAGGGGCATTCAGCTTAACCGATTTGTTATTGAGTTTGCAGAGCATACGTTTAACGGCGACATTGAACAGCTATACCATACGTTAACGTATTATCGTACATATGGGATTAAAATCGCCGTCTCAAATATAGGAAAAGAAAGCAGTAATCTGGACCGGATTGCCTTGCTTTCACCTGATTTATTAAAAATAGATTTACAGGCATTAAAGGCATCGGCTCCATCTCCTTCCTATGAATATGTCTTGTACAGCATTTCATTGCTTGCGAGAAAAATAGGAGCTGCCTTAATTTATGAGGACATTGAAGCAAATTTCCAGCTGCAGTATGCGTGGAGAAATGGCGGGAGATATTTTCAAGGGTTCTATCTTCATGAGCCTGCAGGAGAATTAATCGACCGAAGCCACCGAAAAGATCAGCTTAGAGAAGAATTCCAGCAATTTATTGCCCATGAGAAAAAGAAGCTACAAGCGGTCTACGAACATTCTGAATCATTTTATAAACGAATTCATCAAGCTGTTACGACTTTAAAGAAATCGTGCAGTACAAATGATGAGCTCATTCAAAAACTGGCACTTGAACTAACAGATTGCAGCTTTCGAATGTATATGTGTAATGAAGAAGGCTATCAAATCACTGGAAATGTGTTTAAAAAAGAAGAAGAATGGCTGTTTCAGCCGGAGTATATAGAAAAAAATTGGAGCTGGCGTCCTTATTTCCTAGCAAATATTCTTCAAATGAGAATTACCGGAAAAGGGTTTTTCAGTGATATTTACAGTGATTTAGAAACAGGTGAGCGGATACGTACGTTTTCTTATCCTTTAGAGGGAGATATGTATTTGTTTATAGACCTTCCGTTTGCCTATTTATATGAGCAAGATGGCTTAATTTGA
- a CDS encoding manganese catalase family protein has product MIKRDTRLLIDLPRPDHPDANGAAAVQELLGGKFGEMSTLNNYMFQSFNFRGKRKLKPFYDLVSSITAEEFGHVELVTTAINLMITGTTHGGDPDTTPMKAAVDKRNTQHFIQTAQTGYPFDSMAKPWTGENVFSSGNLILDLLHNFFLECGARTHKMRVYEMTDHPTAREMIGYLLVRGGVHIVAYAKALEVATGVDVGKMLPIPNLDNKYFDSARKFEDQNVHTKLYTFSDTDYKDINKIWKGSHPIDGKPLTVIEGTPQGAPVPDYRELPEEFAPGISKEDFDEIAKRLMRSAGL; this is encoded by the coding sequence ATGATCAAACGTGACACGCGGCTGCTCATTGATTTGCCAAGACCAGATCACCCAGATGCAAATGGTGCCGCTGCTGTACAAGAATTACTCGGCGGAAAATTCGGTGAAATGTCCACATTAAATAATTACATGTTTCAATCCTTTAACTTTAGAGGAAAACGAAAACTCAAACCGTTTTATGATCTAGTATCCAGTATTACGGCTGAAGAATTCGGTCATGTTGAGCTTGTGACCACAGCCATCAATCTCATGATTACAGGAACCACCCATGGCGGGGATCCAGATACGACGCCGATGAAGGCAGCTGTCGATAAACGAAATACACAGCATTTTATTCAAACAGCCCAAACAGGCTATCCATTTGATTCAATGGCAAAACCTTGGACCGGAGAGAATGTGTTCTCAAGTGGCAACCTCATTCTTGATCTTCTCCATAATTTCTTTCTTGAATGCGGCGCACGTACGCACAAAATGCGCGTATATGAAATGACGGACCATCCTACAGCAAGAGAGATGATCGGTTATTTACTTGTCAGGGGTGGCGTGCATATTGTGGCATATGCAAAGGCACTTGAAGTAGCTACAGGAGTAGATGTTGGAAAGATGCTGCCAATCCCAAATCTCGACAACAAATACTTTGACTCAGCGAGGAAATTTGAAGATCAGAATGTTCATACAAAACTGTACACATTTAGTGATACGGATTACAAAGATATCAATAAAATTTGGAAAGGCAGCCACCCGATTGATGGAAAGCCGCTGACAGTCATTGAGGGCACCCCGCAAGGTGCACCTGTGCCAGATTATAGAGAATTACCGGAAGAGTTTGCTCCAGGCATTTCAAAAGAAGATTTTGATGAAATTGCTAAACGGCTGATGAGATCTGCTGGTTTATAA
- a CDS encoding DUF1797 family protein, which produces MSQLMGIITRLQSLQETAEAANEPAQRYFEVNGEKICSVKYFEKNQTFELTVFQQGDKPNTFPFDNIDMISIEIFELLQS; this is translated from the coding sequence ATGTCACAATTAATGGGTATCATTACAAGGCTGCAAAGTCTTCAAGAGACAGCAGAAGCTGCAAACGAGCCGGCACAGCGTTATTTCGAAGTGAACGGTGAGAAAATTTGTAGTGTGAAGTATTTCGAAAAAAATCAAACGTTTGAATTGACGGTTTTTCAACAAGGGGATAAGCCAAATACTTTCCCATTTGACAACATTGATATGATTTCGATTGAGATTTTTGAGCTTCTACAATCCTAA
- a CDS encoding ribonuclease H-like YkuK family protein: MSDSFFYNLSEDHLAFSDVVMRMKDFIRKDPRSAYVLSIGTDSQVNQNVTTFMTAIHLHRIGKGAWGCLTQQVIERPVQSLREKISLETAFSQKVCADILEGPLTELMDLLLPFAKEGADLRFEAHLDIGKKGNTKELIQEMTGMITAMGIEAKIKPDSYAAFCYANRYTK, from the coding sequence GTGAGTGATTCTTTTTTCTACAATCTTTCTGAAGATCATTTAGCGTTTTCTGATGTCGTCATGAGAATGAAAGACTTTATTCGAAAAGACCCTAGATCCGCCTATGTGTTATCAATTGGTACGGACTCTCAGGTCAATCAAAATGTCACAACATTTATGACTGCAATTCATCTCCACCGAATTGGCAAAGGAGCTTGGGGCTGTCTCACACAACAAGTGATCGAGAGACCTGTGCAAAGTCTTAGAGAAAAAATTTCATTAGAGACAGCGTTTAGCCAAAAGGTATGTGCAGACATCCTTGAGGGGCCTTTAACAGAACTGATGGATTTGCTTCTTCCGTTTGCTAAGGAAGGGGCAGACCTTCGTTTTGAAGCCCATCTGGATATTGGCAAAAAAGGAAATACGAAAGAGCTGATTCAGGAAATGACCGGAATGATCACAGCTATGGGAATTGAAGCAAAAATAAAACCCGACTCATATGCAGCATTTTGCTATGCCAATCGATACACAAAATAA
- the abbA gene encoding antirepressor AbbA, whose product MSVIENRFNEEEKKLLLNVLLNQEYAVELLSSEINDIECGTKNVDDNTYKQLITLYDRVRFEN is encoded by the coding sequence ATGAGCGTCATTGAAAATCGTTTTAATGAAGAAGAGAAAAAGCTATTATTAAACGTATTGCTAAATCAGGAATATGCTGTCGAATTACTAAGCAGTGAGATCAATGATATAGAATGTGGAACAAAAAATGTCGACGACAATACGTATAAGCAATTGATCACATTGTATGACAGAGTAAGGTTTGAGAATTAA
- a CDS encoding CBS domain-containing protein, with protein MIEIEPTQLLESTVAEHMIDADKVAHVQIGNNLEHALLVLTKTGYTAIPVLDASYHLHGLIGTNMIMDKIFGLERIEFEKLDQLKVEEVMLTEIPRLKTTDPVLKGVHAVTNNGFVCVENEEQVFEGIFTRRVVLKRLNEVIHSAKK; from the coding sequence ATGATAGAGATAGAACCGACTCAATTGCTTGAGTCAACAGTAGCCGAGCATATGATTGATGCAGATAAAGTGGCACATGTTCAAATTGGAAATAACCTTGAGCATGCCCTATTGGTTCTAACAAAAACTGGATATACAGCCATTCCGGTATTAGACGCTTCCTATCATTTACACGGGTTAATTGGAACGAATATGATTATGGATAAAATCTTTGGTTTAGAACGAATTGAATTCGAGAAGCTGGATCAGTTGAAAGTTGAAGAGGTCATGCTGACGGAAATTCCAAGACTCAAAACAACAGATCCTGTACTAAAAGGCGTTCACGCTGTGACAAATAATGGATTTGTCTGTGTAGAAAATGAGGAGCAGGTCTTTGAAGGCATTTTTACTCGACGAGTTGTATTAAAGCGCTTAAATGAAGTCATTCATTCGGCAAAAAAATAA
- a CDS encoding LysR family transcriptional regulator, which translates to MQLQELHMLVVLSEELNMRKASERLFVSQPALSQRLQTIEKEWGTKIFFRSQKGLTVTSAGEQIIQFAKEVTVEQDRVRERIDELEGDIHGTLKLAVASIIGQHWLPKVLKRYVEKYPNAKVSLVTGWSSEMLKSLYEDHVHIGIIRGNPDWKGTKEYLMTDHLYLVDSVIKDVDELIKTERPFIQFKSDSTYYQEIQHWWHQKFKVSPKQTILVDQIETCKQMAYHGIGYAILPSVTLYDHEKSVYKTPLVDVNGEQIGRDTWLLGYDASFQLKQVQAFVGVVKEMLESEAV; encoded by the coding sequence ATGCAGCTTCAGGAGTTACATATGCTTGTTGTGCTAAGCGAAGAATTGAATATGAGAAAGGCTTCGGAACGGCTCTTTGTCTCTCAGCCTGCATTATCTCAAAGATTGCAGACGATCGAAAAGGAATGGGGAACCAAAATCTTTTTTCGTTCACAAAAGGGGCTGACCGTGACTTCAGCAGGTGAACAGATCATTCAATTTGCAAAAGAGGTGACGGTTGAACAGGATCGAGTGAGAGAACGAATTGATGAACTTGAGGGGGATATTCACGGTACACTCAAGCTAGCGGTGGCGTCAATTATTGGACAGCACTGGCTGCCAAAGGTGTTAAAGCGGTATGTCGAAAAATATCCAAATGCCAAGGTGTCACTCGTTACCGGCTGGAGCAGTGAAATGCTCAAAAGCTTATATGAAGACCACGTGCACATAGGAATCATCCGTGGAAACCCTGATTGGAAGGGGACAAAGGAATACTTGATGACAGATCATTTATATTTAGTCGATTCCGTGATCAAGGACGTGGATGAATTAATCAAGACAGAGCGGCCATTTATTCAATTTAAAAGCGACAGCACGTATTATCAGGAAATCCAGCACTGGTGGCACCAAAAATTTAAAGTATCTCCAAAGCAGACGATTTTAGTGGACCAAATTGAAACATGTAAACAAATGGCCTACCACGGCATCGGCTACGCCATTTTGCCTTCTGTTACCTTATATGACCATGAAAAAAGTGTTTATAAAACACCGCTTGTTGATGTGAACGGAGAGCAAATCGGCCGTGACACATGGCTGCTAGGCTATGATGCGTCTTTTCAGCTAAAACAGGTGCAAGCATTTGTCGGTGTGGTTAAAGAAATGCTTGAGAGCGAGGCAGTGTAA
- a CDS encoding flavodoxin: MKALIAFASMSGNTEDMAAILKQTLEGKGIDTEMMEFEDTNAEDLSSYDYVFIGSYTWGDGDLPYEAEDFYEEVSTLELSHIKAAVFGSGDYSYPKFCEAVHTFHDMLKSTGASVFPETLKMELAPDTAEDVACCQEFAASFLTWAALSEKRVENHVS, encoded by the coding sequence ATGAAAGCACTAATTGCATTTGCCAGTATGTCTGGAAATACGGAAGATATGGCAGCGATCTTAAAGCAAACACTTGAAGGAAAAGGGATAGATACAGAGATGATGGAATTTGAAGATACGAACGCAGAAGACCTTTCTTCATACGATTACGTATTCATTGGTTCTTATACATGGGGTGATGGAGATTTGCCTTATGAAGCAGAGGATTTTTATGAAGAGGTCTCTACTCTTGAACTTAGTCACATAAAGGCAGCTGTCTTTGGATCTGGTGATTACAGCTATCCGAAGTTTTGTGAGGCCGTTCATACATTTCATGACATGCTGAAATCAACGGGTGCATCTGTTTTTCCTGAAACATTAAAAATGGAGCTTGCACCTGATACAGCTGAAGATGTGGCCTGCTGTCAGGAATTTGCAGCGAGCTTTTTAACGTGGGCCGCTTTGTCTGAGAAACGAGTGGAAAATCATGTTTCATAA